In one window of Gossypium arboreum isolate Shixiya-1 chromosome 4, ASM2569848v2, whole genome shotgun sequence DNA:
- the LOC108460111 gene encoding heavy metal-associated isoprenylated plant protein 45, with translation MLGWFNGKTKYSNAMSIVELAVHMDCEGCEKRIRRAISKIDGVDSLEIDMDKQKVTVRGYVEETKVLKVVRRTGRKAEFWPFPYDTEYYPYASQYLDESTYTSSYNYYRHGFNESVHGYFPHQPYTTVPDQTVHLFSDDNVHAYCNVM, from the exons ATGTTAGGTTGGTTCAATGGAAAGACAAAATATTCCAATGCCATGTCT ATTGTTGAGCTTGCGGTACACATGGATTGTGAAGGATGCGAAAAGAGGATACGAAGAGCAATCTCAAAAATAGATG GAGTAGACAGCTTGGAAATCGACATGGATAAGCAGAAGGTAACAGTGAGAGGATATGTGGAGGAGACGAAAGTGCTTAAAGTAGTGAGGAGAACTGGAAGGAAAGCCGAGTTTTGGCCGTTCCCATACGACACCGAATACTATCCTTATGCTTCCCAGTATTTGGATGAATCTACATATACATCTTCTTATAACTATTACAGGCATGGATTTAACGAAAGCGTGCATGGCTATTTCCCACACCAACCTTACACAACTGTTCCTGATCAAACAGTTCATCTCTTTAGTGATGATAATGTTCATGCTTACTGCAATGTTATGTGA